Genomic DNA from Torulaspora delbrueckii CBS 1146 chromosome 8, complete genome:
AATACTCTTGACCTCTTATTTGATTTGCATTCGTATAGACACGAGATTCTGACCACTTTTTGCACTTCATTTGTTTCAATCTAATGGTGTTTCTAAACAGCTGGCCTCAGTATAATACAATGACTCTATAATGCGAGTGCTAACAACCAACAATGTCCAAACAAACCACTAATCGAATTTTTTTCCAGGAAAAAGCCAGATAAAAATGACTGGAAATACGAGGCAATGAATAAGTGATATGGTGAGCGAAGTCACTCCAAAATAGCGGCAAAGGCTGAACTTTATGGTCAGTTGATTGTTCaatatctcttcttttactcatttttttcaagtcaAGACTGCAAACCGTTAGCTATGACACGCAAACCGAGAACCATCGTTTGAAGCCTACTGGATGTCCTGACGGTCGCTCATCAAGCCATGAACGTAGTGACTATTCAGTGAAACAACGTTGTGCATCGACGGAGGTTTATTCTCTGACCTACGCTAGAAGCATTACAGCTGAGCTgttatatatatatatttactctttgcaaaagataGTGCTACCGAAAATTAGAGACCTTGCAAGCCCTTGATAAGCTCCTGGTGGGCTTCTTTATTCATCTCCTCTGCACTTGGTGCGCTGTTCTTCGTTTGGTGAAAGATATCCCGAGTCTTTTCGAAATAAACAGCTTCCAACATAGTTCTCATCTGTGATTCGacatcttcaatcaaagtcCCCAGGTTTGTGATATGTGCCACACTCAATTGTTCCTCAGTGACAGACTCTGCAGCAGGCACATTAACTGTCCTCTCAGTTTGTCTAGTTAAATTTCCAGATAATGACATCTGATCCCCTTTATCCAAATGCAAAATAATCGTAGTTGTGATACGATAGGTGAAATCGGAACCGTCACGGGTAGCTTCGAGGACATGAATACTATCCCAGCAACTTGAACTTTGATCCTTGTTCTTAAAAAGAACAACACCTGCAAAATCGTCTGTGTTATCCTCATCCAACTCCCAGAGGTAGACACTCGAGACACCACCTTCGTAGTACAAATCTCTGTAGATATCGAACGAATCATTCGCTAAagcttccaattttctCAATTCTGTGGAGGGAAATGGACTCTCCTTTAAATCTTCAGGGGACAACTCAGGATAGTATTCATTAGACCAAGGAGATCTGTGTGAATCGATGTCTCTGTTGTAATCACAACATAAGTACTCTCTTTGAGAGGCCTTGGGGTCTCGCTTTATAGTCAACGGGGTGTCTACTGATGACAGCAGATCTTCAGCTAGGGAAGGTTCCAATTTAATTAAATTCTGTAAGTGCTCTTTCAAGCGTCTGGGGTCTAGTCGACGCAGGAGATCCAAGGATGCATCATAGGAATCAGTAGAGCTCATTTTGTAGGGTTTATCAATTGGTTTGTTCCAGATACTAAAGCTTTAGTCGCCTGCGCTTTTTCATTCGAAGTATTTAAGGACGCTCGAATGAAAGAACAGCTTAAACAGAAAAGCAGCtaaagagatcaagatcaAGGATTATCAGCGCTCAAAGgtattcaattgattgcGCAAGTGTATGATGATTTAGGTATGAACAATTCAGCAATTAAAATCCTTCTAGGAAAAAATTGCCTCGAAAGCGTATATCCAAACCAGCAGCAACTCTAATGGTAAAAATGACCTCTGGCTTGAAGGTAAAGCCATTCATGAGCTCTCAAATAGAACAATTGACTTCCTAGATGTCTACAATGAAGCTGAGGGTCATCGTGCACGGATCCGTTGCAAcatcaattgagctctATACGAAAGGTTTATAAACAATGCAGTGTCTTCACCTCTTGATCCTAACTCTTGACTCTCACTTTAGCTATCTCACTACTACAAAATGCTTTCCTTCCAAGACGTTATCCGTTTCACGCAGAACAAGTTGGTATCAATGCCTCCTGGGTATCTGCCAAAATGGTTATTGTTCATCTCTGTAGTGTCTGTgttcaattctttgcaaacttACATTTCAGGCCTGGAACTAACACGTAGAGTGTATGAGAACAAGCCCGCTGAGACCACTTCGTTGAGTGCAAGAACTTTTGGTACCTGGACGTTTGTATCATGTGTCATTAGATTCTATGGGGCGATGTATTTGCAGGAAGAACACATCTTTCAATTAACCTTCATTTCCTATTTGATTGCCATCGCTCATTTCGGTTCTGAATTGTTGATCTTCCGTACTTGCAAATTGGGCAAAGGTTTCATGGGTCCTTTAGTTGTAGCTTCcacttctttgatctgGATGTACAACCAGAAGGAATACTACACTGGTTCCGGATGGTAAATTGTATACGTATAAATGTAAGAGTTATATGATTCTAAATAGAGAAATGTTTCTATTTGCTTGTGCTATGGGCTTTGCGGGTTGGATCATTCAGTTTTAAGACATCGACCACAGGTCCCAATAGTCTTTGGAACCCGCTCTTACCCAGTGTAGCTACTTTGGTCTTTGTCTTTGCTGTAACAGTGGCCTGACGTGGCAGATCGTTCAACAAAGCCACTTCACCAAAGTAATCACGCGACTTCAGCTGCGCAACCACGCCTTGACCATCCTTTGAGACTTCACACTCACCGTACTCGATCAGATAGAAATTTTCACCAACGTCACCTTCTTTTACGATAACTTGGCCTGGTTCGTAAAACTCTGTGTCTAATGCATCGGCTAATTTGGCACGATCATAAGTAGTCAGCGATTTGAGGATTGGCATACTCTTCAATAGCTCATCGTAcatcattctcttcttgaaagagctgCCGAGTAGGATCTTTCTAAATGTTATTCTATCGAGAGCCCATAGAATACAATCCGTTAGAGCGATGACTGTGGCGGCTCTAGGACTACTGTACATTAGAGCTAGTTCACCGAAACTGGAGCCTGGGCCCGACGAATTAACTTTAGTTCCATCAACCAAGTACTCCACAGaaccttcttcaacgatGTAAAAATAGTCACCTTCATCTCCTTGTTTGATAATCTCTGTacctttcttcaccattttctcttccaaCGAGTTGATTACCAGTATCTTACTATCGTCATCTAGCTTGTTAAAGagaaaatttcttccaataGACTTTGCGAGTCTCTTCAACTGATCCTGATTCTTCTCCGAATAATGTGCAGGAGTCCAATCATCAAAGTTATCTGGTTGTAAAGTCTCACCACTGACAGAGGTACGTCTCTCGGcattgaaattcaaaggtAATGGCTGATGATTCACATTAGCTTTCCTCTTCGATTCCTTAGTATCGCCACTATGAGGGTCCAAAGGTGACTTCATTCGTTTACTACTCTCCTGACCCACGTTAAAATTACCTTTAAATAGTCCGGTTGCTGAGCTTGATTGTGAAGGTGTGTTAGAAGCGAGATGCTCGTCCTCGTGCGTAGCATGAGGGTCCTGATTGGCAAATGGTGACTTGAATAAAACGTCTCTCTCCTCGCCGTTTCCACCAATACTTGTAGAGGCCGCTGCCACCGATTCACTTCTCGAAGGTCTAGAAAACAGAGTAATACCCTTTGATAGAGCAAATGCCTCCTGGTTCTTCATAAAGACACGCTGCTGTTCCAGTCTCTTATTGAAGTAATTTGCAGAAAACTGCAAAATATCATTGGGACTCTGTCTTTCCACTTCACTCTGGTATAAGTCGTATTCGAccttttgttcttgagaCAATGGCATCCTGAAATGCTTGGTTATAGTTCCAGAGGtctctttgcaattcaatATTTTGCCTTAGAATAAACGTAAAACTTTTTAGTCAAATGCAAATACAAATTACCAATTGAAGCTTACACCTAGAAAACTACAACCAATCCAAATTAGGTGATCTAATtaactcaattgatcatgaagtggctttcttcaactacTTTAATTTTACTTACAGGGGGTCCGCGCCAGGCCTGACAAGGGGACCCGTGCTAAACGACGGCTTATATTACGAGAGATGGGCTAGCGACTAAAAATGGTCTCATAGTTGACCCGTGGAAGTCTCAAAGAGCCTAACGTGCGGTAGTTCGACAGTCCTATTAGCTTCGTAGGCCTTGGCCGAACGATCTGTGAGCTCCGCAAGTTCCTGGGACGTCAATTGGCCATTATCTTGGTCCTTATTCTTGCGATTCCTGTTGAATCCGATGCTGGACTCACCGCTTAATAGAAGCTGTgaaagttcttgaaaaagttCCTTATTTGTGGCTCTTGATCCATGGGTATTAGTGGACGATTGTTGTAAGAAGGATTTCTCGTTAAGGGCCAATTTACGTAGAGTGTTGAATTGGCCCATTTGGATCACTAATTTCTCTAAACGCCTCTTGCTTGCGGCTCTTGTGAGAATGATATGTTCCACAGTATTGTCGCAACATAGTCGGTAGACTATGACAGGTCTTACTTGGCCTATACGGTGGCATCGGTCCATCGCCTGGAGATCTACTTGAGGGTTCCAGTCGCTGTCGAATAAGACAACGGTATCTGCAACAGCTAGGTTGATACCAAGTCCTGCAGCTCTGGTGGACAGTAAGAAAACGTttgtttgatcttttgGGCTGTTAAACTGCGAGATTTGTGCTTTACGGGTTTCATTATCGACAGATCCGTCGATCCTCAAAGCAtttaaagagttcaattCACACCAGTCTTCAATCAGATCCAGcattttgataaattgCGAGAATATTAACACCTTGTGGCCTTTTTTGATTAATGGTGGTAAAAGTTTTTGCAGGACTTGTAATTTCCCTGAAGTGCTTAGGAGCATCTCCAGAGTCAGATCTTCAGGTTGCATGTAGGGAAAATAGAATAGGAAGGTCGAGTCGACAATTTGTCGTAGCTGCATCATCATGTTCTGTAATTTAATGCTTGTGCATTCCTTGTGTAAGTGCTCATCATACAATATATCCATCTTTTTTAGTATATCACTAGGGGGTCCATCGACTGCTTGATCACCCAGTTTATAGTTGATGTAGTCTCGTATTGATTTATTAGATACATTTCCAATGTATCTGGAATTTAAAGTGAAGAAATGCTTGAtgagctctttgaaaatagtcttcttcaatttcccACTTAAACCCATCCTATAAAGTTTGTTTTGCATTGGAGTGAGAGGGCAATCTATAATGTATTCTCTTTTTGGCGGAAGAATTCCAGCCAGTACggtcttcttcaacctccTCAATAAGAAGGGTTTCAAGATAGTGTGCAAATTAgagatcaaatttttctCCAACTCATCGTTGATGACTCGAttcaatttggaagagTCACTTTGCAGATCgagatcttcaaagttgaacCATTTGTTAAAGATCTCAAAATCTGCAAAAATCTCTGGCATTATAAAGTTAAGCAATGACCACAATTCACCCAAATTGTTTTGTAGCGGTGTCCCTGTTAAAAGCAATCTATTTGTCGTGTTGATCCTTTTCAACTCCTGGATTAACTTACAATTGATGTTCTTTAAACGATgtccttcatcaacaatCAGAAACTTCCACTGTTTTGACATTATCTGATCCGAGTCCCGTATTATCATTTCATAAGACGTCACAACCACACCCGTCCCCTTTgtattcttgaagaatttccTCAGCAACTTAGATCTTTCCTTATAACCTCCCTGATGATAGTACTTGAGGACCGGTAGATCAGGagcaaacttttcaaactcaTTCATCCAGTTGTCTACAGTACTGAGAGGAGCAGCAATCAGGAATGGTCCTTTTGTGTCCATCTCATAGATAAAAGCCAATAGTGCAATACTCTGTATTGTCTTACCAAGGCCCATATCGTCTGCCAAGATACCATTCAGTCCGTTTTCATAAAGCGTAATGAGCCAGTTTAAACCCTCCAATTGGTAACCTTTCAAAACACAATTCTTAAGCAAAGCTGGTTGTTGCTCAGCAATGGTTTTATCATCCATAACATCAGATACGTTCTGTTCATCCTTTTCCTCACCCTTCcgtttgaaaaaatcaacaaTTGACCTTGCAcctttcttctgcttctttgcAGGTGGTTCTTGGGCCTTCTGATCCTCCTGTTTTTGCATTGACCTTTCAAGAAGCGTGTCAGCGATAACACCCGAGTACACTTGACTCTGTTTCACAAACTCattaagtttcttcaacttcaacgACACAGTCTGCTTAtccacttcatcaaggttatcgtcctcatcatcctcatcatctgCTTTCTGTTGTAATTCAGACTGCGAATTTCGCAGTAACTCATTTAACTGTCTCTCATCgctctcttcatcagagTCTAAAGCTACATCAGAATCATCTTTaacttcatccttcaaccAAATGGGTTCTGTATCACTCTTACCACCCGTATCCTCAGTATCACTGTCAGTTTCATTCACATCAGCTCTCAGATCGGATTCCTCCTTCTCTCTGTAATCACGGCGTAACCCATTTCGATTGCTTCGCAAGGATCTCGTCATAGTTCTACCAACACTATCGCCCATTAACACAAACCAGAACGCAAAAGGAGCAACTACCAAAGATCTCTTCACTGATCAATTTTCAAACAGTGAACAACTAATTCGCGTCTCATTCTTTCAGGCTATTATGGTACACGCAGTGGAGAAAATAAAAAGAATCAGCGGTTACTTCATCTAGAACTGATTGATACTATTAAATGGTGACTTAGACTCGTTCAACAAGTCTACACTCGCCTCTTAGATCAAACCACGTGATTTCGTTGTTTAGTGTTTTTTCCCTCCTTCGCCTAAGGTGAAAAGTTGGTGAAGTTCATACCGTTAGGAATCAACAGACCTGTCTTTAAGACTTGTGAAGCTCTCGACTGAGGCCTGTTTTGGATCATTCTGTGCAAATATGAGCGGTGCAGAAGATCAAATTGGGAACGTGGAAGTTGGAGGGGCCGTTGGGCCCGCATTAAGTGGTAGTGCACCTCCATTGTTGCCCCATctgcaacaacaacagatGATGCAGCATGAGGCTGCAGATATCAATTATGAGCAGGAAGCACAGAAATTAGAGGACAAAGCATTGAGGTTTCTGGCTAAACAAGCTCATCCAGTTATCATTCCGTCATTCGCCGCGTGGTTTGAGTTCTCAGAAGTTcatgagattgaaaagaGATCGATCCCAGACTTTTTCGACGATTCTTCTCGTTTCAAGACCCCCAAGGCTTACAAGGATGCCAGAAACTTTATGATTAATACCTATAGACTTTCACCATATGAGTATTTGACGATGACCGCAGTGAGAAGAAACATTGCCATGGATGTGGCGTCCATCGTCAAGATTCATGCTTTTTTGGAAAAGTGGGGGTTGATTAACTACCAGATAGATCCAAGGTCGAAACCCTCTTTGATTGGTCCCAGTTTCACAGGTCATTTCCAAGTGATCCTCGATACCCCACAGGGTTTGAAACCATTTGTTCCCGCTGAACTGGTAaaggacgaagaggaagcagAGACTAAGAATGAAGAGACTACGCCAAGCGCAAGTCATGAGAATACCTCTACAGAGTACAAGTTTATTGACCGCGAGCCCTTCCCAGTGAACCTCTCCCTTAGAGAGAGCGTGTATGATACAACACAGGACTTTAATGCATTGCAATCGAGGGAGAAATCATCAAGACAAATACACAAGACGTTTGTGTGTCATACATGTGGGAACAACGCCGTAGTGGTACACTACCATAACTTGCGTGCCAGGGACGCAAACTTGTGTTCCAGATGTTTTCAAGAAGGTCATTTTGGGGCGAATTTTCAATCGTCTGATTTCATAAGGTTGGAAAACGATACGCAAACAGGCAAGAGACAATGGTCAGATCAGGAGCTATTACTACTATTGGAAGGTATTGAGATGTACGAGGATCAATGGGAAAGGATAGTTGATCACGTCGGAAACACAAAGACTATGGAAGAATGTGTAGAGAAATTCCTGAGCTTGCCAATTGAGGACCAATACATTAATGATATCGTTCGGAAGACTAAAATCAAGTCATACAAGGTACAAAACGGTAATGGGAAACAATTCACTACAACGGAGGCAGTCGATGCAACAATAAAGGCTCTACTAGAAGGTTTAAACAGACAAACCCTCGAAGAGACCTTACCGGAATCAGCTAAAAAAATATCTGTCAAGTACTTGCAAGAAACTCAGGCTGTAGCACAGGAGCTAGTCAGTTTGAAAGTCAAGAAGCTCGATTTaaaatttgagaaattggataAATTAGAGGCTGCACTACAGGAGGAGAAAACCAAGTACGTGGAAGAATCAGAGAAGATATTGAACGACAGGATATCTTTAAGCAAGCAGATCACTGACCTCAACAGTGAGCTCGGCAAATTGAATATAtcgaaaaaattggtgTTGATATCAGACCAAGTTGATTCCGGTATCAAGCTTGtagaggaagaagaaggtgcaGGGGCAGACAAAGAACCCTTGCAAAAGCAGACCGACCAAGAGATACAGGCCTTGTCACACGCGGAACCTCAAATGTATCAACCTTGGTCTTTGTAATATGAAGTGTATTTTAAATAAAATGCGAATGCTCATTTTTTCGCCGATGCGCTTCGATGAGCTTGCtagatgaaatttcatcaacagtGAAATAAAAATCAATCTTACTAAGATAGACCAGCTTGCGCTATGATTGCTCTGCTACACAAGCTTTTCGTTCTTTTGCAAGTGGTGAAACCAGTGGTAGCGCACAAACATGACTCTGACATTGCAGATAGCTATGAACATGATCCTTCGGCTCAGTTGATTCATCAAATCCAGGACTATTTATTCCCATTCTCAGCTCGTTATAATTCGATCCTGGCCACTTTACTTATTCAATTAGCACCTTGTTTTATTATTTTCTCAATTCCAGGtctcaagaagagcaagacTAGTGGTCAGAGTAGTAGCTTGCTACCCGTGCTGGTTTCCTTCGCCTTTGGTACTTTGCTTGGTGATATTCTCCTTCATTTGATCCcagaaatttttgaatcaattgagAATACTCAACCATCATTTATTCTCATCGGATCAGCTATCTTTACCGGGTTCTTGGCATTCCTATTCCTGGATAAGACTTTGAGAGTTATGTCGATTGGAACCGGAAAAGAGATATCCCTGTCTTCTCATTCTCATTCACACGTTCAAGAGTCTGATGAGATAGCCACTAGCTCTTCAATTAATGCTCCACAAAGCACTAATGGATtgaagcaaagaaagaccAGGAATATTGCCACTAAACCCACCAGAAAAGCTGCAAAAGCTCACGAGTCGCACCAGAAGCCCAATATTGCAGCATACTTGAACATAGTTACCGGCTGTGTACACAATATCACTGACGGTATCGCTCTAGCGTCCAGTTTCTACAGTTCCAGGCATGTCGGCGCCACCACAACGATTGCAGTTATGTTTCATGAAATCCCACATGAAATTGGCGACTTTGTCATCCTACTCTCAAGCGGATTTACTTTCCCTCAGGCCCTCAAGTCCCAACTAGTTACCTCGATTGGCGCCATGGTCGGAACAGCCATCGGTTGTGCCCTCAACGAGATGCCACAAAGCACTTCCAAGACAAGTACTACTAGTACGCACTGGTTGTTGCAACCCGATCTACTACTACCGATCAGTACTGGTGGATTTATCTACATAGCGACTGTAGGAGTCGCTCCACAAGTACTACAGCTAACGTGTTCGAACAAGTCACAAGAAGCCAGGATATGGATACTACAACTGGTCTCGATTATCGCTGGCTTTGCCCTCATGATGGCGCTAGCACTACTAGAGTAATAAGATCTATATTCTAAGCTCTCTTATAATCCACTAGTTTTCCTTATCGTGGGGCCCCATAATAAGAAGCCACCCCGCGTCCACCTAAGATGGCCTAACCAAGCCAGAAATTCAACAGGGAATTATTAGGATAAAAGCTGATCCCTCAACCTCTTGTCACTATTCAAGTACCTCAGAAGGGCAGCTATCGGTTTTAGAAATGTCGAGCATACAGTTTGTGATACCGAGCGAGGTGATCGGCAGCTACTGGTCACCTCAGGATAAGGTAGTGATCACTGGAGAGTTTGATGATTGGAAACATTCTGATTACGTGTTGCAGTATTTAGAGAATGAAGGTTTCAAAGTAGCAATACCCAGGATCAATGGCCAGGAGAAAGCGATGTTCAAGTTAGTGATCAATGATAGGGAATGGATAACTTTGGCCTATTTTGAAACGACTGTGGATGGATCTGGTCATACAAACAACGTGTTAAACTACCAAGACTACGAGATCGACGAGTCGCTTGATGATGTTACTATTGGTAGTGCCAGACAGGAGAGTGAACAGAGACAATTGCTCAGCTACACGGCTGAAGTCACTACAACACCTTATGTATCACCAGAACTTTTATCACCAGCTCTGGCACCGCAAGTCGCTTTGAATGACTATGTCAATATCTCTTCTCATGGAGAATTGAGTAGTACGGAGGATCTGGAATTCGAACCATGCGATTTGGACCTAGAAGAGACCTTGCAGTATGACTCCAATACGCCTTTCTCCTCTAACCAAAGACCGTTAAACGGACTGGTGTCGATGGTTAAGAAAGCCAGGACGTATTGGAATAGCTAGGCTCTTGATTCAGAGGTTGCTTTACCATTTGCTTGTTATGAGTTGAGCATGGCCACTTGAGGGGAAACTGAGAATCCACGAATTTTATAGACAAGACTTAAAGAGGCTATTTGAAGGTTTTATAGCTCAGAATATTGGTTAAAAGGATGTGTAATTGTAGCGTTTAGTTGATGCAATCGTTGTGTATGAGGTAACGCGTTTTAACTTTTACGCGTCAACTCTTCTAATAAAGGCATCTCGAATGAAAACAACCACTTTATAAGACTTTCTGAAGGCTCCCAGAAGATTACTTGGGTAGCTCAGAATGTCAGCAGTGCGAAGGTCTACAAGGCAAAGGACGAAATCGAGTGTGGGGTCTTCAGGTGAACAGGATGCAGGAGAAGTGGTCGTAGATACTAATACTGTGGTTGATGAGGCCCTGAGCGACGAGGACCAGAGCTCCgatgaggaggaagatgttCAGGATGAGGATTATGAAGAGCCCTcaaatatcaagaagagaaaagcCACTGGTCAAAGGAGCAGGCCAGCGAGTAAGAGAGGAAAGACTGCAGGGTCCAATACTTCCAAGGGCGGAACCTCCTCCGCAAATTCTAGGAAAGATCAGgtggaatttttggaaataGTAAAGGGTTTTGAACCAACAGAAATGTTTGAGATCTTGGCGACTTCAGAGGGAATCTCCATTGACGAAGTTGCAAGAGATTGGTTAGACACTTACAGAGAGAATAGAGACGTTTTCGTCcaagaatttatcaacttACTGCTCTGCTGCTGCGGTGCAGTAGTTCATGTGGAGGAACATGATGTACATAGCAACGAGTCATCGAACAAGACTATAGAGGAAGTACAATTGATGTTTCAAAACCAAAAGATTCACGAATTCCACTTAATGATAAGCAAGAATAATAGGAAAAAATCCAAGTATCCCCATCTATACGAGAATTTCGTTGAGCTAATGTCGCGGCTTATGGAGGTCGCAATCAACGCTCAATTGATATGCGAGGAATCAACGGAAGAAGGTGGTCAGATAGTCACCGGTCCTTTCATCGTCGATTTGCTAACATGGTTATCGTCAATTTCGGTGTGCAAACTGCGGTGTCTAAGATACATCGCCACCCTCACACTGTATTTGTTCCAGGATTACCTGACAGAGCACGTTGTAGATTTGGAGAGTAGATACCTTTCGAAGCTTACgaaacaattgaagatggaaCAACGGAAAAAGAGACCCAACACGAAAACTGTGCAAAAATTGGAGTCTAATATAGAAGAGTATCAAGGGGAAAAAATGGTCTCCCGTGACATTATCGACAATATTATTAAACTGTGCTTTGTTCATAGATTTAAGGATGTGGATAGTACCACCAGATCTTTGTCAATGATACACCTTTCGCTCTGGATTCAAAACTACCCTGAGTATTTCATGAAAGtgactttcttgaaatattaTGGTTGGCTCCTAAGTGATTCATCGGCTGAAGTTAGGTCTCGAGTTCTCAGAATTCTACCACA
This window encodes:
- the CAP2 gene encoding F-actin-capping protein subunit beta (similar to Saccharomyces cerevisiae CAP2 (YIL034C); ancestral locus Anc_7.208); translation: MSSTDSYDASLDLLRRLDPRRLKEHLQNLIKLEPSLAEDLLSSVDTPLTIKRDPKASQREYLCCDYNRDIDSHRSPWSNEYYPELSPEDLKESPFPSTELRKLEALANDSFDIYRDLYYEGGVSSVYLWELDEDNTDDFAGVVLFKNKDQSSSCWDSIHVLEATRDGSDFTYRITTTIILHLDKGDQMSLSGNLTRQTERTVNVPAAESVTEEQLSVAHITNLGTLIEDVESQMRTMLEAVYFEKTRDIFHQTKNSAPSAEEMNKEAHQELIKGLQGL
- the ERG28 gene encoding Erg28p (similar to Saccharomyces cerevisiae ERG28 (YER044C); ancestral locus Anc_7.207), with translation MLSFQDVIRFTQNKLVSMPPGYLPKWLLFISVVSVFNSLQTYISGLELTRRVYENKPAETTSLSARTFGTWTFVSCVIRFYGAMYLQEEHIFQLTFISYLIAIAHFGSELLIFRTCKLGKGFMGPLVVASTSLIWMYNQKEYYTGSGW
- the BCY1 gene encoding cAMP-dependent protein kinase regulatory subunit BCY1 (similar to Saccharomyces cerevisiae BCY1 (YIL033C); ancestral locus Anc_7.206); this encodes MPLSQEQKVEYDLYQSEVERQSPNDILQFSANYFNKRLEQQRVFMKNQEAFALSKGITLFSRPSRSESVAAASTSIGGNGEERDVLFKSPFANQDPHATHEDEHLASNTPSQSSSATGLFKGNFNVGQESSKRMKSPLDPHSGDTKESKRKANVNHQPLPLNFNAERRTSVSGETLQPDNFDDWTPAHYSEKNQDQLKRLAKSIGRNFLFNKLDDDSKILVINSLEEKMVKKGTEIIKQGDEGDYFYIVEEGSVEYLVDGTKVNSSGPGSSFGELALMYSSPRAATVIALTDCILWALDRITFRKILLGSSFKKRMMYDELLKSMPILKSLTTYDRAKLADALDTEFYEPGQVIVKEGDVGENFYLIEYGECEVSKDGQGVVAQLKSRDYFGEVALLNDLPRQATVTAKTKTKVATLGKSGFQRLLGPVVDVLKLNDPTRKAHSTSK
- the IRC5 gene encoding putative ATPase (similar to Saccharomyces cerevisiae YFR038W; ancestral locus Anc_7.205) — translated: MGDSVGRTMTRSLRSNRNGLRRDYREKEESDLRADVNETDSDTEDTGGKSDTEPIWLKDEVKDDSDVALDSDEESDERQLNELLRNSQSELQQKADDEDDEDDNLDEVDKQTVSLKLKKLNEFVKQSQVYSGVIADTLLERSMQKQEDQKAQEPPAKKQKKGARSIVDFFKRKGEEKDEQNVSDVMDDKTIAEQQPALLKNCVLKGYQLEGLNWLITLYENGLNGILADDMGLGKTIQSIALLAFIYEMDTKGPFLIAAPLSTVDNWMNEFEKFAPDLPVLKYYHQGGYKERSKLLRKFFKNTKGTGVVVTSYEMIIRDSDQIMSKQWKFLIVDEGHRLKNINCKLIQELKRINTTNRLLLTGTPLQNNLGELWSLLNFIMPEIFADFEIFNKWFNFEDLDLQSDSSKLNRVINDELEKNLISNLHTILKPFLLRRLKKTVLAGILPPKREYIIDCPLTPMQNKLYRMGLSGKLKKTIFKELIKHFFTLNSRYIGNVSNKSIRDYINYKLGDQAVDGPPSDILKKMDILYDEHLHKECTSIKLQNMMMQLRQIVDSTFLFYFPYMQPEDLTLEMLLSTSGKLQVLQKLLPPLIKKGHKVLIFSQFIKMLDLIEDWCELNSLNALRIDGSVDNETRKAQISQFNSPKDQTNVFLLSTRAAGLGINLAVADTVVLFDSDWNPQVDLQAMDRCHRIGQVRPVIVYRLCCDNTVEHIILTRAASKRRLEKLVIQMGQFNTLRKLALNEKSFLQQSSTNTHGSRATNKELFQELSQLLLSGESSIGFNRNRKNKDQDNGQLTSQELAELTDRSAKAYEANRTVELPHVRLFETSTGQL
- the RSC8 gene encoding Rsc8p (similar to Saccharomyces cerevisiae RSC8 (YFR037C); ancestral locus Anc_7.204), with product MSGAEDQIGNVEVGGAVGPALSGSAPPLLPHLQQQQMMQHEAADINYEQEAQKLEDKALRFLAKQAHPVIIPSFAAWFEFSEVHEIEKRSIPDFFDDSSRFKTPKAYKDARNFMINTYRLSPYEYLTMTAVRRNIAMDVASIVKIHAFLEKWGLINYQIDPRSKPSLIGPSFTGHFQVILDTPQGLKPFVPAELVKDEEEAETKNEETTPSASHENTSTEYKFIDREPFPVNLSLRESVYDTTQDFNALQSREKSSRQIHKTFVCHTCGNNAVVVHYHNLRARDANLCSRCFQEGHFGANFQSSDFIRLENDTQTGKRQWSDQELLLLLEGIEMYEDQWERIVDHVGNTKTMEECVEKFLSLPIEDQYINDIVRKTKIKSYKVQNGNGKQFTTTEAVDATIKALLEGLNRQTLEETLPESAKKISVKYLQETQAVAQELVSLKVKKLDLKFEKLDKLEAALQEEKTKYVEESEKILNDRISLSKQITDLNSELGKLNISKKLVLISDQVDSGIKLVEEEEGAGADKEPLQKQTDQEIQALSHAEPQMYQPWSL
- the YKE4 gene encoding Zn(2+) transporter YKE4 (similar to Saccharomyces cerevisiae YKE4 (YIL023C); ancestral locus Anc_7.203) — its product is MIALLHKLFVLLQVVKPVVAHKHDSDIADSYEHDPSAQLIHQIQDYLFPFSARYNSILATLLIQLAPCFIIFSIPGLKKSKTSGQSSSLLPVLVSFAFGTLLGDILLHLIPEIFESIENTQPSFILIGSAIFTGFLAFLFLDKTLRVMSIGTGKEISLSSHSHSHVQESDEIATSSSINAPQSTNGLKQRKTRNIATKPTRKAAKAHESHQKPNIAAYLNIVTGCVHNITDGIALASSFYSSRHVGATTTIAVMFHEIPHEIGDFVILLSSGFTFPQALKSQLVTSIGAMVGTAIGCALNEMPQSTSKTSTTSTHWLLQPDLLLPISTGGFIYIATVGVAPQVLQLTCSNKSQEARIWILQLVSIIAGFALMMALALLE
- the ATG45 gene encoding Atg45p (similar to Saccharomyces cerevisiae YIL024C; ancestral locus Anc_7.202), which encodes MSSIQFVIPSEVIGSYWSPQDKVVITGEFDDWKHSDYVLQYLENEGFKVAIPRINGQEKAMFKLVINDREWITLAYFETTVDGSGHTNNVLNYQDYEIDESLDDVTIGSARQESEQRQLLSYTAEVTTTPYVSPELLSPALAPQVALNDYVNISSHGELSSTEDLEFEPCDLDLEETLQYDSNTPFSSNQRPLNGLVSMVKKARTYWNS